The Dasypus novemcinctus isolate mDasNov1 chromosome 24, mDasNov1.1.hap2, whole genome shotgun sequence sequence cgaaacatattacaaagccctAGTAagcaaaacagcatgttactggcacacagacagacatagagaccaatggaataaagttCAGAAATgaatcctcacatttatgaccaactgatttatAACAAGGGAGCAAAGACTACTTAATTGGGGAAGAATTATCTCTTctacaaacagtgctgggagaattgaatctccatttacaaaagactgaaagtggacccctacctcacaccatattaaaaactcagaatgaatcaaagacctaaagagaagaaccagaactataaaactcctagaagaaaacatagggaagcatctccaAGACCTTGTGTTAGCCAATGGTTTTTTAgactacacccaaagcacaagcagaagaaaaaatcgATGTTtgttcccattaaaaaaaaaatttatgtgtcaacggactttatcatgaaagtaatatGACAACCTACgcagtaggagaaaatatttggaaaaccatgtatctgatattATTTGGAAAacttttggaaaccacatatccatatatattatctagaatatatacagaaatgctttatctcaacaacaaaaagacaacccaattaaaaaatgggctaaagacttcagtagagggaagtggatttgtctcaatggatggagcatctgcctatgacatgggaggtctagggttcgaacacagggcctcctggcctgtgtggtgggctggcccacgtgcaatgctgatgtgcgcaaggaatgccctgccacgcagggttgtcccccatgtaggggagccccacatgcggggggtgcgccccatagggagagccatcCTGTGTGAAGAAgggtacagcctgcccagaagtggcgccgcacacacggagagctgacgcagcaagatgatgcaacaaggagagacacagattcccggtgccactggcaAGAGTATAAGCGGACATAGAACAAtgcgcagcgaatggacgcagagagcagacagctgggtgggggaaggaaaaaaaaaaagacttcagtagacatttctccaaagaatctATTACGAATagccaaaagaaaatgaaaagatgctcaacataattagctattagggaaatgcaactcagaaccacaatgagatactattcctcatccactagaatggctactattttaaaaaatgggaaaattacaagtgttggagacgatatggagaaacaggaacaccaTTCATTGttagtggcaatgtaaaatggtgcagctgtagTGGAagacagtttcttataaaattagatatagaattaccttatgacctgacaatcccatttctaggtatatgctgaggagaattgaaagcagggtctcaaataggtatttgcacaccaatatttatggcagctttattcacaattaccaaaagatggaagtaatccatgtgtccatcaactgatgataaGCGCAGTATGGTATAtatgagtttccttattctaattgtttcatatcattgAGCTCATACAATGTTTCACCTTTTAAGTCTAGCTTATTtcatgatgtcttcatgttgttgcatgtatcagaagttcattcctttttagagcTGAAAAATATGCCAATGGGCGTATATTCAGGGAGTGGTTTCTTTAGTTAATATCCTCAATTTCTGACTCAGTGTGTAGGTACTTGTTTCTAACCCTGGATGTTTTGACACCCCATAACCCTGCCAGAAGTTAGCTGAGGGCCAGGATTTTAAACCTATGAAGGGTGTGATTAGAGGCTTTGTGGCTGGAGCGGCTTCTCTAGCAAGAAAAGTTGGAAGCTGATGGATGTCTCCCTGTGTTGCACTGTCTGGACAGCTCAAAGTCGGGACTGGTAAAGTGAGTGAATGAATAGATACTTAAGGGATCTTTTGTACCTTGCACTTTATGTAACATAGTCATTTAGTTCTAACTACAGACCTACTTTGCAGCTAAGCAAACAGACATTTGAAACAGCTACAACGTGCCCAAAGACTCATGAGTAAAATAACAGCTCTTAACTGACTATAGTCACATGCTGGGTATGGAAAATCAGTTAGGAGCTATGAACAGAGACATTGTTGGAGAGAAGAAAGGATAGTCTGAGCTAAAGGTCAGAATCCTCAGGAAATATTTCCATGTTTCTACTACTGGCTCACTCTGTAGACCAAAGAACAACGAGACCATCTTTAAAGAGGACAGGCCATTCAGTTGGATCCTGTCCTGCAGATGGCAGTAAGCCTTGACTAGTGGAGGGAGAAGGTTACAACGCTGTGGTGTGCAGAACTAGAGAAGCGGACAAGGGAGCATGCAGTCACCAGCCTTGATCTGTTTCAATCCAGgagttgggggtgggtgggttggcCCTTTCTAAATCATAATAAAAAATCAGAGATTGTTAATCAAAAATCAAAGACAGCATAACAATCAGAACAGGCCCAGAGAGAATCTAAGACTTCTTTACTTGTTTTAAAGATGTAGAAAACTGAAGCTGGAGAAGGAAAGCAATATGCCTAAGATGGTGGCATGTTAGCCACAGAACCTAGACAGTTTGCTGATCTGAATCAAGCCTGTAAGACAGGTTTtagtgaaggaagagaagttgAATGAAATGGGCTCATAGGGTAGTGAGGTAGTGGattcatctatctatatctatatatttttgttttttaaagaagctttagattacataccaTATATCTCACTTCTTCTCCCTAATCTATATTTTTGAGAAATTCATGAATGTGGAGAAGGAGAGTGGCTGGAAGGCAGTTGGGAGGGCCATCTAGACCAAGTCAAGATTTGTAGGATATGGTGAAGGTGGAAAAGAGTCCATGGTGAGGGGAAAACTGATATAGTAGGAGGAaggaggatggaaggaaggataaTTGCAGGATGGGGATCCTCTCCCAGCTCTGAGTTGAGGTCCAGAGTCTGGAAAATAAGTCCTTACTGAAGGCGGTGCTCTGTGAACTAACAGTTTGCTTTTCCCTCTGGCTCTCCCTGTAGGTGATTGCAGTGGTAATGGATGTTTTCACAGACATCGACATCTTCAGAGACCTGCAGGAAATGTGTAGGAAACAGAGAGTTGCTGTGTATATCCTTCTAGACCAGGCTTTGCTCCCTCAATTTTTGGATATGTGCATGGATTTGAAAGTTCAACCTGAACAGGAAAAGGTTTGTGTTACAGTGTTTTCAGTTTCACCACAATCAACAAACATTATTGAGTATCTGTGATCTACAAGGCGATCAGTCATGGTATCCTCATTTACAGGTGAGGGAGCTGAGGCCTTGGGCAGTCATTTGCCCGTAGTCTCAGAAAAGGATCTACAGAGTCAGGATTCAAAACCTTGGCCTCTCCCCCATGCCGTGATGCCTCCTAACAAAGAGCATGAACTGGCTTTACTCATATGCCTAGAGTCTGCTTTGGAAGCCTCAATTTTAATCCTAGCCACCACCATTTAGTGAGCTACTACTCTGCCCTTGGCACTGTCCTGTGCTCTTGACACATGttatgtaaactttttttttttcacccttcccccccaccccagttgtctgttctctgtgtctatttgctgtgtcttctttgtctgtttctgttgttgtcagtggcatgggaatctgtgtttctttttgttgtgtcatcttcttgtgtcagctctctgtgtgcggcaccattcctgggcaggctgtactttcttttgcgctgggcagctctccttatggggtgtactccttgtgtgtggggcttccctatgtgagggacaccctgcatggcatggcactccttgcgcgcatcagcactgcgcatgggcatccacactggtcaaggaggcctggggtttgaactgcagacctcccatgtggtagacggacgccctaaccactgggccaagtccgccgcccaatgTTATGTAACTTAATCCTCACGCTGCCCTATCAGGTAAGTGGTATTAGTCCTGCTTTTCAGATTGGGAAATGGCAACTCAGAAAGCCAAAGTGTCTATACCTGGAAAGTGGTGAGATCTGGTCTACTGCCTGCTCCTGTGTCAAAATCACTATCACATGCTGTTTCTCGTTTCTCATTATTATAAATTTAGACTTTTTATACCCTTTAACAAGGATATAACCAAATTAACCAGTTTAACTTGTGAGCTTTggaacttcattcattcattactcACATATTACGAGCCATCTACTATGAGCTAGACACTGTTTTAGGTACTGGAGCtaataaacataataaacaaAGAATTTGAGCTGTGACCCTTTAGGTTACTGCACAGGGGACACAAATTAAACTTCTTGTTATTACCAATTTGGTTTACAAAATTTAGGCTATTTAACTTAGCCTGTAGGATCCCTGTTGGATATTTCCTCTGATGAGGAAACCTAGGTTTGGGTTTAATTTGAGTAGTTACTAAACTGTCACTAATGCCATAAAGTAAATTCGTGATAGAGCTAGAACTGGAGTTCAGAGACAGAACTAAAGGAGCCCACCATGTAACGCCACAGGGCAATTTTCAAAAGGGGTTCAGTGGATTCAAGGAAAATGTAGGTCAGGCATGAGAAAGCATCATCTAACCAAATGTCAGCCCACGACTGCTTTCATCAAGAGccaggtggagaaactgagggtGTGAAGTTCAGTTTCAAGGTGCTCTTTCTGTAATTAAGGCTGCTGTGTTAGTGGCACAGAAATCACAAGGTATCTCTGGCCACAACTTTGATCAAAATGATGGGCTGAAATTCTACTGGGCAGAACTCTGGGATATTTACTGACTCACTTGTCACTCTGGGTTGCTGCCTTCATGGGCATCCAGATCCTCTGTGGGCCAGGGTGAAAGGAGTCTGTGCCTCTGGCCTCACagatttttttaagtcttaattCCTTCTTTCTCCCCTGGCTGATTCTCTTGCCCATCATGTCCATGATGGCGTATCTGGGCCCTCACTGAGTGGTGGCTGGTGTCCCGTATGCCCTGGCTCTGCAGCCGGCTCGAATGCTGGTTGTCCAGTCTGCAGGAACTCTGTCACGTATTCATACACGGCACTCAAAGGCACTTTGTGCTTTGGCCGTAATCACAGAGGCCTGCACAACATGTagttacatggcaaagggaaaGACACTCAAACCCACAGCTAAATCTACCTATAGTGCTATTTCTATGCTTGTTACTGTATGTTGATTCTAGGAATCatttcctcctccaggaagcctcacCCTGCCAGCTCTGTGCTTGCCTCTATGAAATTTCCTAGttataaatatgattttttactttcattttgaaataatttaagattgaaaggaaaataacaaacatAGTAAGAAATTCCTGTATATTCTTCACCCAAATTCTCCGAATGTCAATATCTTACAAACCTCAGGACAAatatcaaaatcaagaaattaacTTTGACGTAAAACTGTTATCTAATCTACATATGTTATAAAAGTCACCAGTCATCCCACTAATGCCCCTTTTCTGATCTAAGGTTTAATCCAGGGCCTTACCTTGCATCTGCTGTCAGGTCTCCTTAGTTTTTTTAAACCTGGGATTGTTCCttcatctttctttgtcttttaggGTTTTGACACATTTGAAGAATACCAGCTAGTTTTCTGTTGAATTTAAGTTTGTCTAATGTTATGCAGTTTCAGTTTGGTAAGAATTCCACTGTAGTGATGTTAAGTCTTGCCatagattttttgttttctattttttcatttttaaccttttattttaaaataatgatagctTCACAGGAAGCTGCAAAGATAGTAGAGAGAGATCCATGTAGCCCTCACCCAGCTTGCCTCAATGGCACATCTTATGTAACTTATAGTATACTggcaaaaccaggaaattgacattggtACACTGTGTGTAGCGTTCTCTGCCATTTGTCACATGTGTAGATCCCTGTACCCACCACCACAAAGATCACCATCATGTCCACTCCTCCACTGCCTCCTCTCTCCACCATCCTCAACCCCTAACAACCACTAATTGGTTTTCCATCTCTATACTGTTTTCATTTAGACAGtgttatacaaatggaatcatatagtatgtgaccttttgagattggctttttttcactcagcaagTGTCCTGAAGATACATCCAAGGTGTTGCGTGTCTCaacagtttgtttctttttattgctgagtattcTGTGGTATTGATGTACCAGTTTAACATTCACCCAGTGAAGAACATTTGAATAGTTTCCAGGTTTGTGCTATTACAAACAAAGGTGCTGTAAATGTCTGTGGAAAGGTTTGTGTGGGGACgtggattttcatttctctggatgATGTTCTGCCttgctgtaaatttttttttttttaggagttactgggcattgaacccaacacctcgtacatgggaagcaagtgctcaaccactgagctacatccattccccaatgacagttttgtttgtttgtttgtttgtttttaggaggtacgggggaatgaacctgggaccttatacatgggaagcaggcattcaaccacttgagctacatccactcccctgatgtagattttttttttttttctgtagattTTTAATCATCCAGTTACTTTTCTGTCTCCTGGTTTTTGAAGGCAAGAAGCATGCATGCCTTATGTTATTggtccagggcctggcacatagaaggGGCTCTCTATGCTTGTGGAATAGATGAGAGAGTCAAACAAAAAATCTTACGCATTTAATTTGAATGTGTAAGAGTTCTAGAGATAAAGCTATCAGTCTGCTCCAAAGAATGCAGATAGTCTTAGTATTTTGCATGTCTTTGTATCTATATTTAAACGTGTCATTTTAAATGCAtaattacacacacatatacattgtGTAATCCCAGTGTACTACCATTGTACCATTTTGTCAAACACATCTTTGTAGGAAATGTGACAATGTTGCATGAGCCACAGGTGATCTGAGCCACTCTGCCTCAGGAACCTTGGGTTAAAAAGGCTTATCTTATGTTTCTATTCTCCATACCCATTTCAGTGGGGGTAGGTGAAGATAACTATTGAGTAAAGGAGTAGAAGAACTATCAACTTAGCTTCTTCAAGTCTTTGTTAAAGTGTTACTTATTATTAGCATGTTTCTGTGGTGATTTTGTTTCCTACATCTTGTTTCAAATTCATTTCTTGGATTCTTTTGTCTAATATTACAAAAAGGCGAATCTTTTTTAGAGCACATATACATGTTTTCACATATAAatgtgtttgagtgcctgcttcctatacatgaggtcctgggtttgattccttgtacctcctaaaaacaaaaaaaaaatgtatgaaaaaactaactctcattggtgagcagttgtagctcagtggttgagcacctgtttcccatgtacaaggtcctgggttcaatccttggtatctccttaaaaaaagtaagaaaaaaacatgagaagTGGTCTAATGTAAACGTATCACAGGGAGTAAATGGACTTGAGTTTCATCATCTGGCTACTCTACCGTGTGTGTTGTTACTGAGTAGTGATTAAACCACACATCTCTGATAAGTTTGTCTGTTTGGGAATTGTAAACTCAACCCTTTTGTCTTAATCATTTTCTCACTGATCAGTGTCTCTAGATTGTTAATTTTTTATGTTTCTGCCATTCCTCCACCAACAGCTGATGACAGTTAGGACAATTACGGGAAATATCTACTATGCAAGATCAGGAACTAAAATTGTTGGGAAGGTTCATGAAAAGTTCACATTGATTGATGGCATTCGAGTGGCAACAGGCTCTTACAGGTAAGTTTCTAACCCATCCTTTGCTTCTTAACTTAAACTCTTGAGAAAAAAGCATGTTATGTAGAAGTGAAAGCTTCTTTTCTCCTCTCAATGAGAGCCTTAATTTCTGAATATTCTTgtatgtctttgtgtgtgtgagttGATCAATCAAAGCATCCTTCTGTAGGAGGTAGTCAGGTGATACACAAAACTAAAGTTCCGgccaaaaaaataagaaagaaaaagaacatgaaacaAAAACTAAAGTACAGAGATTGCAACTTGCCTTCAGACCACAGCGTGAGCAAGTCCTAAATTCTAGGTCTGCCAGTAGATTGAATTGGTGTCAAAAATTTCAAGAATTAAGATTTTAACCCCACTTAGAGGTCAGGGCAGTTGCAGACACCACCCAACACAATATCAGAAGAACACAAGCGTTTTTTAAATCAAAGCAAGCCTGGGATGCCCCTACCCACATCTGGGCTATTGCTTCCTTTGGAGCTGGGTTCGTGGTCCTCTTAGGGAATGAGAGGCTGGGTTGGGGGATATAGAGAAAGGCAGATGTATGACTACCTAGTGGCAAAGAGGATCAGACAAAGATATTCCCCTGGCCTACAATCTGGTCATGTTTTAAAATCAGTGCTGAAGGAAGAGCAGAAGCTGTCACCTTTACACTTAAATCCTGAACCTTGCTTCAAGCCTTGACATTTAGCACATTAGTCTAGAAAACATTGATCCATGTTTCTGACCCCTCCTTTAAAGTCTCACTTTGGCAACGGCATCTTAAAGTAGAACGCAGGGAAGGAACTTGAATAGAGGGTGGAGATAATAAGTGGTTAACATGAATCCTAATCTTCAGAGGTTCAGATGTGCCATTTTTACTTACGTGGCTTCAATGATAGTGTGTTTTGCCACCTCTACATTAGCTTGTCTGATGGTATGCATGAGGTGTGTCTGTAGAGTTTAAAAAATACCCGCATTTTTGAAGAAACACACATACCTGAGTCGTAATTGTGTATCAGCCCTGGGTAAAGATGGGGATGCAAAGATTGTGAAAGATGAAATGCTAACATCAAGAAACTCTTGATATCTTTCTTTTCAAACAATATCAACATTGCTCAGAATAAAATTCACATTCTTTCTTGACACTTGCTTTCATTAGACGTTTAAAAATAATAGGAGGAAACTAGATTTTGGTCCAAAGTAGGATTTATCTATGTTAATCAAATTTAGCTCTGAATGTTTTGGCAGTTCTACAATTTAACGACATAATAACTGCCCTCTTTGAATGAAGATATGCCActattgatgatgatgatgctgtTAGCTCCCATTCGTTGCAGATCTTTTATCATCCAGTACTGGATAGGTGCTTTTTTAGTTTCTCATTGAGAGTTTTCAAAAGAATATTTGTAGGTAGATATGAATATTCTAAATGGTAGGTATTATATCACCAAAGTTGTGGCTCTTATGTAGCAAGATACTAGGATTTTATTATTCAGAGTGATAATCAGTAAACTAAAATTGCTTAACCTTACcagcttctgtttgttttttaatccttaaGTTTTACATGGACGGATGGCAAATTAAATAGCAGTAACTTGGTAATTCTGTCTGGCCAAGTGGTTGAACACTTTGATTTGGAATTCCGAATCCTGTATGCACAGTCAAAGCCCATCAGCTCCAAACTCCTGTCCAGCTTCCGGATCAGTGGCAAGTTTGATCATCTACTTGACCAAAAACCACTATCTAGGGATCTCACATTGGGCAACCTGTTGAGGCTGCGGCTGGCCAGACTCTCAAGTACTCCCAAGAAGACTGACCTGGAGTCAGAGGTGGGAACAGAGGGCAAGGCAGAGACTGAGTACCACGACTCCGAGGCTGCCTGCATCAGTGAGGAAGAAGAGTACCTACATAATCATGAGGACAAGCGAGAAGGCCCAGAGGTAACTGATGTTGCCACTCAAACAGAGCCAGGAGAAGAGATGCTAACAGTGGGTGTAAGTGAAGTGGGAACACAAACCAGTCTCACCACAGAGTGCATTGGGACCCAAACTGCAGTTGCCACCAGGGGAGCAAGCTCTCAAACTGTGATTTGGTCCAAGTCGACTACTACCCAGACTGATGATGAGAATATTCTCTTTTCTCAGGAAACCCATTCTAAAGAAGGGTCACCAGTATCAAAAATGTCTGTATCACGATCTTCCAGTTTGAAGTCCTCCTCTTCTTTGTCTTCCCAAGGCTCTGTGGCAAGCTCCATTGGCTCCCAGACTTCCATCCGAACTGACTTCCTCTATCCTGGGTATTCGACATATGTGAACACCCCCCACTTAGATCTGTGCTTAAGAGACTCATTTAGAAACTTGAATAAAGAGAGGCAGCTTCACATTGCTGGTATCAGGTCCCGGCTCAACCACATGCTGGCTATGGTCTCAAGGAAAACATTGCTGCCTGAAAACTACCTTGGCTTTAATTCTGGAAATTTTACCAGAGCATCAGTTAATTTGCTTGTTGTGAGAAATATAGCACTTCACCCTTCTCATCAGTGACTGCTCGTTGTCAGAGACTACTGGTTTCAGCCTGTCTTACAGTAGTCACTATTCAAGCTTTCCATTTAAAGTGTCCCTGATTGCCCTCTTTTCACCTCTAAAGTCACCCTGCTTTCTTTGAATTCTATACAAACTGTATATTACTTTACATGCTTTTATCTTACCTTATTTTTGTCATGCATAAATCAGGTgttggttttattgtttaaaCACTCTGGGTACAGTGGTACAGCTTTTTGCACAAGTTTAACATTGATATCTCAAAAGGAGAATGTTTAGGTGCTCTAAGGTTAATTcagataagaaagaaaatagattttgtatttttcttgatttgtgTATTCTGTTTTAGAAGTTTGAATCACAAAACTGTTCGTGTCTTTAGAATATGTGTTAACACTAAATAAATACTTGTATAAACAACTTTTGTTTGGTGATTGCTTGAGGATTTTTTGTGCTCTCTGGCACCTCTCTCTTTAACATTAAGTATGTCAAGAGTAAACACACCTCATAGATATTTGTGCAGTTTTTTGTGGTGTTGGAGTGGGGAAGAAGTAGGTGTCAAATCATCAGAGGGAAAATATCCACTTAAAAGTGAGAAGACAGAAAGCCAGTATTCAGGGGCATGCCTTCCTTAGTAATATGAATAATTGTTACTATCACTACAGTTTAAGTGGAGAAAACTTACCAGAAATAGCAGGCCTTTACATGTGCTCTGggctttcttttttcaaagaaaaagccTGAGCTATTTAGACAAGGACCTTGGTTCTCTGCTTTTCTGCCAGTAGAGTCCTTGGTGTGCATTCCTGAATTCAGCCCCGATATTAACTGTTGTGGCCCCATGGGCCTCATTTCATCAGATGGGTGTATTGACAATGATTTAGCAACCTAATATACTGGAGTAGGGGCCAATGAGGACACCGACAATTATCCCAGATTCCTAGTCCTGTGCTAGGCAATGCAACTGGTTTCTACACCCTGCTAATCAGGATTGGTATGGCAGTGGAATCCTGCTTTTGTCTAGTCTAATTTGCATGGTTAGACAAAAGGAAGTGAATTAAGTGATGGCTTCTTCCTTCTGACTTGGCCAGAGCAAAAGAGATGGATAATAGGTGAGGGTGTTGTCCCCACATAGATGCTGATGCACCTGATCACAGACACTTCTGCGGGTTGTCAAATGTGGACCAGGACTCCCTTAGGGTGGCCATTTTATTTGCTCGGTTAGTGCCATCATCTGGCTATGAAGCAGGCATAAGGAAACTGGCCCCTATCTGGGTGTAAACAACTCTGGTCTAAGCCTAGTCTAAATGGTTAGAGACTTTTCACAGATTTACAGCACTTTGTGCTCTCTTTGATCCTCAAAACAATGTAGTGGGAGCTATGTAGGTTGGAGAGCTATTCCcgattttcagatgagaaaactgagactcagattAAGTAGCATATTCAAGGTCACATGGCTTGTAAATGGGGGACACAAGGATTTCAGCACAGATTTTCAGATTCTAAGTTCAGTACTCTGTCACATGACTGCATGGAGTATGGAGGTATGAGAAGGTGTACCTTGAGAAATGGCAGTTAATGCAATGGTGAATGGAAAACATAAGAACCTAACCTCATTAACACACTTAGGTGCAAAGCCCTAAACGTCTGTGATAAagtatttaaattcattttgaaattttaactaAGTACGATCCACATAATTGTTAATAggcattatgtgtgtgtgtatatatatatatattttagaaggGTCTGTGTTCAGTTTGGGAAATGCTAAATCAATAGATTTAAATAGGGTTCTTTACTGCAGAATTCCTTAGACCTTTGAATGACGTATGATCACAGTGAATTCCCAGATCACATCAGGTCGATGGCCTATCACAAATTCACCTGACCATAGTCCTGTTTTTGTGGACAAAATCATTATTCTCTGAAAGCATTACCAACAATGAGAAGTAAGAGCAAGAGGTATATGGAAACCTAAGAAAATGGCTCAGTCTCTCAGAGTCAGCAAAGCATTTTGAGCGCTTGAGTCTGAAGATCACTATAGGGCAGAATTTCTCAAAGTGAGATTTGAGGACCACCTGCGTTGGAGTCAGCTGGGGTTGCTGGTTCAAAATCTTGATTATTGGCTCCACTCCCAGGGAAGGGGAAGTTGTATGTGGCAGACTATATGGTTAAAAAATATTTGCCCTCCCTGTGAAAGAATATTTCCTTATCTGATGCTAgacttggccatgtgacttgctttcaCCAATAAAATGTGAGAAGGGATGTGGACCACTTACGAACAAGTGTGTGGTTCCCCTGTGTGTGTTTCATTTTATCTGGCAAAGTTCCAAATAGAGGCTTTCCTGCAGCCTGGAGGTCAAATTGAAGATGACATGGAGCAGAGGCACAGCTGGATGTAAAACATGAGAAGTAAAACATGTAGGCCAATGAAATTCCAGGGTCATTTGTTACCACACATAACTCAGCCTATCCTGACCGACATAGTAAGTTTGGGGGTAATAGTAGTAAGGAGTTTTCT is a genomic window containing:
- the FAM83D gene encoding protein FAM83D codes for the protein MAARLDILDDLPAACLSPCGPPNPTELYSEAQRLALEELVARGPEAFAAFLRRERLGHFLNPDEVHAILRAAERPGEDGAAAGAEETFGSSHDCSSGTYFPEQSDQEPPLLELGWPAFYQGAYRGATRVEAHFQPRGAGAGSPYGCKDALRQQLRSAREVIAVVMDVFTDIDIFRDLQEMCRKQRVAVYILLDQALLPQFLDMCMDLKVQPEQEKLMTVRTITGNIYYARSGTKIVGKVHEKFTLIDGIRVATGSYSFTWTDGKLNSSNLVILSGQVVEHFDLEFRILYAQSKPISSKLLSSFRISGKFDHLLDQKPLSRDLTLGNLLRLRLARLSSTPKKTDLESEVGTEGKAETEYHDSEAACISEEEEYLHNHEDKREGPEVTDVATQTEPGEEMLTVGVSEVGTQTSLTTECIGTQTAVATRGASSQTVIWSKSTTTQTDDENILFSQETHSKEGSPVSKMSVSRSSSLKSSSSLSSQGSVASSIGSQTSIRTDFLYPGYSTYVNTPHLDLCLRDSFRNLNKERQLHIAGIRSRLNHMLAMVSRKTLLPENYLGFNSGNFTRASVNLLVVRNIALHPSHQ